TATGGCAAGACATTTACTGATTTGTCTTTGACAGCTATACCAATTCCACTTGAAATCATTAAGTTACTCAAATGCATTAAGCAATTTGTAAGACCAAAGGAAAGGGCACCTGCAGCAAACCAGAGTATCAAACTGACTTCCCAATAACTACAACTGTATGTGTGCATACCTGTAGGGGAAATACATGACTAAGGATTTTGAATACAGAAGGCAGAGCCTCATGCTGACacacaaaacttatttttataatcCAGCAGCTCCATCCCAGGGCCCTCCCATCCCCCTTTGTAACAGGTGAGCAAGCAGGACAGCCCCCAGCAAGTCAGGCTCCGATTTCCTCAGGACTTTTTCTGGGCAGAAACCTGTATGTTTGCATACCACGCTAAATCACAGCCCAGATATTACAATTTCACAAAGTTATACTTACGCTCCAGCTCACATACAGCCTGCCAGTCTATAAAGGCTCTGCACTCTAATACACCTCAGCTCATGGAAACCGTAAACTCTGCTGAGGCAACCACAGGACTTAAATCTACTGTCGATGAAACCACCAAGCTTCAGAAACTTCATACACAAATAAAGATAAACttcacacaaaaataaagataaaaaagcatgcaaacaaaaaaatgttgcagcacaagcaagctaCCAGGCTGCAACAAGGGTTTACCATCGGTCAGATcctactgtccatgctgtttctccttcctccagaggccaaaccacactgctcctccccTGTGCAGCCACCTCTCCCACAATCCTTTCAGCTGTTTAACcactacagctgcacatcgtccatgtcaatcaacccactgccttcgaggcaaggccagagctgcacattatcaatgctgatcaaccccctgccttcattcctctacaaaaaAACACTGACAAAGCAATGGCACGACATAAACTTCAATCATAAGAGTCTAACAGactaaaaaaaagcaaaattacaagTCAACAGGTGGTTTCAGTGCTGCCAGTAGTTTCAAATGCATGTGTTACCTGACACAATAGCACAGGCAGTCACTTGTGGGCTTCTAAgttttcagcatgaaaaaaaaaatggagaagtgAAAGGCTTTTTTGCAAGAAGCACTGGCAAACACATGCCAAAATATGGGCACTTAACAACAGTGACTACTCATTTCAAGTGTGTAACTGCTATTCACTTAAAAGAGAAGTTCAAGAAGCTGCTGTCAAAATATAAACTGAttgaaagtatttcagaaacagagCATTTTCCAAAGTCCAAGGATAAAGATGCAGGTATACAGAGATGCATCATTTTTTCCACACCTCATTtaagtgaaagaagaaagtcCATACTTGCTTTTAGTTTACCAGGACATAAGGGTCCAACTCAATCATATCTTACCAGCGCAAATCTTTCTCCCGGTGACTTCCCGGGAAGTTCTCTTACCAGTTTCGGAGGCACTGGAATGGGTCCTAACTTAGTGATAACTCAACGAAGACAAAGATTCGAAAAGCACATACTCTGAATTCATTAGAACAGAAGTTTTCTATGTTATGGACTGAAAGGGATGCAGGGAAGGAGTGTCAGAAATGCATTCCTTATCATCAACAAATGCTGATTGCAAGAAAATACCAAGCTACTAGAAAGCTGAAAGCTGACGCAAGATGGGTATTTTATGTGTGCATTTCACTGTGCCTCTTTGGAAAGCACCTGGGATAATTACCTTCATCTACAGTCAAGATGGAGATGGGCCTCTAAATCTTTCCCCAGCTAtcagctttctgtctttctctcctcttttttttcctcataaggAAAGTAAAGCTGACCGTTGTCTACTAGTAGtccccatttaaaaaaaaaagtattttctagaCACTTGTCTCCTGGGGAAGTGTATCAGAAATTAAAGTCTGAATATGAAAATGgccagaaagcaaacagaaggtATTAAGGGTGGATAGAGCACAAACGCACAGGGAAGCCAGGCATCTTCTAACTAAGAGAAAACTGTTGCATCCGTAGCAGAGTTGAGAAAAGATAGTCTAAATCAAATGCTGTTCTCAGGTAGCACATTACACCTCCCATTGTCATCACTACTACTTAACAGAATGTGAAACTAAAATGACAGGTGGAACTACACTGTCCATCCCGCACTGGCGATGCCTTCAGGCCTGACTAATCACATATGTCCTGGAAAAAATACTCCTCCTGGGTTAATCTAACTACACAGCACAAAACGCCCAGCCTCTGCGGGAGCCTGACCCCAGAGCCCACTCTCATGGCTGCAGGCTCTCTGGGTTACACTGTCAGTCATTGCTCACGTTGTACGGCCAGTAACAACACAAGAACAACTACGTGTCATACTATTCCAGAGGATTGCCTAGAGGAAAACTGGAGTGATCATCCTAACAGGCTGCTCCCCTCACCTACTGCCACATAAACACAGCCCCTTTGCAACACAGACAGAAAATcgcagaataaagaaaataacgATCAGGGAAAAGCACATACAAACAGCGTCAACTGATCACATCAAGGACCTTACCAGCCTTTTGCCCTTACCTTTAATAAGCTCTGGTTTGTAGGCTTTTCTTAGCTGCTCTAGGAAGTTGTTATAAAAAcactctgcctgctctgtgggCATTGCCATGTGGTAGTCAGGCTTGTTTCCTTTCAGGATGCACTGGAGAGTAAATTGGCTCACACACAACACTTCATACTGTTTATCCATCACGCTTTTGGACCAGTGCTTCCCACTTTCATCTTCAAATACTCGCAAGTTCAAGATCTTTCGAACCctaggaggagaaaaagataaTTCCTAAATTGTCCCCTGCGGGATGACAGGTACAAGTTAAAGCCTACCACCCAGGATGAGACAAAAGGGAAGAGAGATGCATATTCATTATGCCTCCACCGAAGATGATATCCCTTTGTCCCTTTCTTCCTAAACCATGGGAATCTCATCACATTAGGCAGAGCCATAACCAAGAATGCCCTTAGACACATACATAACATTGTCGGAACAataattaacattattttatagAGCATGAGATCAGGACAGAATAACTGCAAGTTACAGGGTGATATAAAGATGGCATAGGAAGTAAGTGAGCTTACTCTTTACTATCTGCTTTTATCTGTCACAACATCATTTAACATGTGAATAGCTTTTGGAATTTTAATCCTCCCACCACACTGGGAAATCACACTCAATATGAGACGAGATCATCCTAAACTATGGTTGTTTCCAAACATGACTCACATGAACTCCTCCAGCTTTGTCACCTCCTAGCACTCTTCCCAAACCAGGCTCTACAAGGCAGACAAGGACAGCACTTTCTTATCAGGGTatgaggaggaaagcagggaaCAGTGCGAAACTGCAGGTGGCAGCAAACCGACCACTGGGACTTGTATGGATTTGTACTAGGGCACATTTTTGGAGGCAGGGGACAGAACTGACTCGCTTGAATACTCAGAGAACAAGGGGACTTTCACAAATGGATatgaaaagcagctggcagGCTTGCAATGCAATCTATCGTTGGACTTGGATTGATAACAAGACTGCATGCATGCCACTCCcatctttggtttctttcagcttctccaCATCTGCAGCATCTATAAACAAGGGAGCGTTATCAAGTGCAAAGCATTTCAACTGCAGTCGTCAGCCAGACATTTTACCCTGCACCAGAGGTGAGGCAGTTAGCATAAAATAAAGCTGAGACCTCCTTATGGTCTAGCTTCAGGGCTTTGCTGTCACTAAGGCACAGTCACAAAAACAATCCTTGCCAATTTGTGTGTGTTAACAACAAATGGAATTAACTCCTGAACGAAGTGGATGATTAAAAGCCTTGGAAGGCCCCAGTGCACAAGCTTAAATCATTGTCACTGCTGCGTTTTCATGATAAAGATGATTGTTGTTTCATTTACAGGATTATAAAGTTTCCTTTAATAGGACTTGAAGAGCCTGGTTAAGCtgatttctttcattcctttttttcaggtGCTGGCTTCCTGCCTTTCCTGTCAGTCATCCAAACAACCTGGTGTTGAGAGCACCGTCACAACAGATCACCCACTTGCAATATTCAGACGCATCTTTCACGTTCACCCAGGCAGGAACCAGAAACAAGAATAGAACAAATGTTACACACCGAGGCAGCAGAAAGTAAGGCAAGCCAGCAGAGCATGTCACAACAGAAACACCTTCAGCTTTGCTGCAATTCTCTACACCTTTCACATGTTTATGTCAGATCTTCAGTGACCTTTAGTTCACATCCCCCCTCTCTGCTTTCGCTTCCACATTTGCTAAGGGTTGTTTTCACACTCGCTCACATTCTTCTCTCTTCAATGCTTGAGCCTTTCCTCTTCTTGACATCAGTTAGCTCTActacctgttttttctttgccttcttaaGAACTGAGGACAGCCATAGAACAATGTACCATCTGAAGAAGACAGAAGCCGCCCCTGGGAGAACTCTCTTGCATGTTTTTGCCAGCTGAATTACAATGTTTTGCGGCCACGGAGCAGATGGCCAGCGCCAGTCTCTTCCAGGCTGCCAAAATTGACTCacttttacagaaaagtaaCCGATGAGACTATCCAGCCTTTTGAAAGAGCAAAACTTCTCATATGCAAATAAGAGCTTGAGGTTTCTGATACATCCCACCCTTGAAGGATGGACTCCATCTGGGTAAATTCATATAGTAAaaagaacagatatttttaaaagggagatCAGAAAAACCCAACATGTTGATTCTCATAAAAGGAAAACTCTACCTTAACAAGGTTTCAAGGTAAAATCTGAAGAGGAACTAACAGGCAAGCCTGAGTTTCCCAACAGGAGCACCACATTTGTTTAGTTACTGGACAGGTATCAGTGTCAGAAACACACAAATACAAGGTAAAAGGAAATGTGCGACTTACATGTGCTCCAGCTCTCTTTGCGTATCTTCCAAAGAAAtgcccagcagcacacagaggcCTCGTCCTATTGAACTTATTTGTTCACCACCCACtgggaaaggggggggaaaagaaaagtgaGGCTAAATGCACTGTCTCGCTTTATGACACAGGTAAGTACTGATTTCAGCTGGCAACCGTACAAACCACCGAAGAAAACAACATTCTAAACCCTTCTTCTCTGCCTTAAGTTTATTAGAGAGCAAAGATCATGCAGAAGCCCTCTTTCAAAAGCCTTCCCAATGTTGTGACATATTTGTGAGGGACCAAATCAAGATGCTTACTCCAGCATTTAAAGACACTGTATGAAGATTTTTTACTACACTTGGATCAGCAGTGCTAACAAAAGAGGTGGCAGAACTCTCTGCAATCCTTGCAAAAATGATCCACCTGGTTCATATCAATAACCACACTCAATTTCTCCACGCCACCACTCCCTACGTACTTTGCATTAGTTGTGAAAATGTGATCTCCACTCAATACAGTGCtcatggatttttttgaaacaagACTTGTAACAACCTGCAAATTCTACCCTACTAGTTGGGAACACAACCTCTAATGAATTCACAATAAAACACAAGCCATCGCAGATCCAATGTGTTTCtgtaataaatgtttaaaattatcttaatttAAATTATCTTAATATGGTTGGGCCTGAGATGGCTGTAGTAAGATTTAAATGAGGTCTTAAAACTGAGATAAGCACCAGCAACCTAGCTGTTAAAACTATATCCAGGCTCctacaactgagaaaaaaaagccccaaagcagctgtaaaatgCAAGGGGAGTTGCTGAATGCTTGTGTCTGTGCACCAGTGGCCAGATCTGGACTATTCCCAACGGGCAGAAGCAAACTGGGGGGAAAACTCCTCCCAAAAACTCCTCCTTACCATCCGATCTGGGTATGAGCCCTCCAGAAATCTATCCTCCTGCTCAGCACAGTACGCTCTCCCTCACGGAGGGACATCTCAAACTCTTTGACAGGCAGAAACAACAGTTTAAATTCTATCCAGAACGGGGGCAACATCAGCCACAATGCTGACGGGGTCTGACCACCACTGCACCCACAGCTGTGCACAGGAGTTGTGCTCCTTATTCATTCACAGGCATGCTCTTCCACACGCTGCCCGACCGCCCCCGCGAAGCAGAAGCTACTAACGCAGAGGCTGTCctgccacccagcaccctgcccggccacccagcaccctgcccggccacccagcaccctgcccggccctgcagcaggcacacCTACTGCCTCACGGGCAAACTCCTTGGGGCCTTCAGCACCTCGAACTCAGAAGGTCCAACCGACAGAACAGCAGGGACACACCACCGGGACACACCATTCCTACCAGCACCTAAGCAAGCACCAGGGCTGTCACCAGCTTTGCTGATCCACGCAAGCAATGCAAAAAGGGGAGTCAGGCTGCACTGCCAACGCACATGCAATGcaaggaggcagctgcagctgtagtGCTGATGCATGCAAGCCACAGGAGGAGGCAACTGGGACGGCACTGCCACCACACACAAGCAACACATGGAGCCACCTCTGATTATCGTGCTGACACAGGCAAGCCACGGGAGAAGGTGATCACAACTCAATACGCACAAGCAACGCAAAGAAGCAACTGTGACCACAGTGCCAGTACGTGCCAGCCGTGCAAGGCGGCAGCTGGGATGGCTCCGTTGACACACGCGAGCAATGTACAACAGTAATCAGGACAGCTCTGTCAACACAAGCAAGTAATACAAGGGGATTACGTGATTATagtgcacacacatgcaggcCGTGCAAGGAGGCAACTCTCCTTTTGTAGAGACCACACATGCAAACCATGGGCAAAGGCGGCACAGCCACCACACGTAAGCAACACGAGATGACTGCAACTGTAGTGCCAACACATGCAAGCAATGCAAGGAGGTGACTGCAACTGCACTGTCAACACACAAGAGCAACTCAAGGAAGCAACTGTGATTATAGTGCCAACAAACACAAACCATATCCATATCCCTGGCAACTGGAATGGCACCGCtgacacagagaagaaatgcaagaagGCAGCTCCCATTATAGTGCCCAACGCATGCAAAACATAGGAGAAGGTGATTGCAACTGCATTGCCAACACGTGCAAGCAATGCAGCAGTGATCAGGGCACATGCAACCAATGCAAGCAGTGATCAGGGCACATGCATCCAACGCAGCAGTGATCAGGGCACATGCAACCAACGCAGCAGTGATCAGGGCACATGCAACCAACGCAGCAGTGATCAGAGCGCATGCAACACGGCAGTGATCAGGGCGCATGCAACCAATGCAGCAGTGATCACAGCAGATGCAACGCAGCAGCAATCAGGGCACACGCAACTAGCGCGGCAGCGGCATGACCAGCCCCGCCAGCTGCCCGGAGCGCACAGCCGCCACCCGCGCGGCCCGCCACCCGCGCAGCGCACAGCCGCCACCCGCGCAGGCCCTGCGCAAGGCCGCCGCAGAGCGGGGGGCGGCCAGGGGCAGCGGTGCCCCCACAGGCCGGCACCGAGAGGCGCGGAGCCGGCCCAGCCAAAGCCCCGCAGGGGTCGGGGGGGGTGCGGGGTGACACGGGGCCCGCCCGCGCGTGCCAGCCGCGGGGGAAGCGCGGGGGCGGCgctgcccacacacacacacacgggcAACGCGCTGCGGGGCCGGCGCCGAGGGGCCGCCGGAGGCCGCGGCCGGGCGAGGcgaggcggggaggggaggcCCGGCGGCGGTGGCCCTGCCGGCGGCGGCACACTGACCTGTGACACTGGCCTGGGCCACCCGCTGGACGATGGCCTTCATGGTGGCGCGGCCGCGCAGCGCAGGCCCGCCGCGGGTGCCGGGGGAAGGCGGTGGCGCTAGGCAACGGCGGCAGCTTCCCGCCGGGCGCCGCCGCTCgcagcgccccctggcggcccGGAGGTGCCGCAGCCTCCCCGCCCGAGCCGCGACAGCGCCCGCGGGGGCGTATAGCGCAGTATGGGCGCGTGCCTGTGCCCGCCTGGGCCACCCCTACGGAAGCCTCTACAGAAAGCGGAGGTGTGCGTGGAGGCAGGTGAGGTGTCCGCAAATGTTTTGCGCGCGGAGGGGCTGCCTCCCGCTGAGGAGAGTTGGCGCCTGTAGGCTCTTAGGGGTGCGGTGCCCCAGAAAGGAGCAAATGCACATAAGGGCAGCAGCGTCCTCTATAGGAATGGCTAtagggccggggggggggggtgcctGCTGCGATGgagagaggggacacagcttgatgcaagcaaatgtcgatttattgtacagaagcacgagtttatatatactttcagaagctgcgcgttttaaacagattggatcttgaagctaagccttgcataccAGGCAGTCCCCGactggtggttaactgccatcaattaacagcaaggtgttacctccCTTGGCGCCGTGGGTCCCCCACTGCCCTATGCTCTCTCAGCATGGCTCATCATGTTGATTGTcgtgtctattcacactccttgtcctcccagggttaGTGACCTACAAGCTCCAGCActttcccctcagctaactggttgccacgcatggtcctaatTTCCAGCCCACTCCTGCAGGTGCCCAACGCCATTAAAGTCTGGGAGAAGCCTTCTGGAAAGGGAGGCTGTAAGAATCAGAGGAGCCTATATAGAAAGGTGAGTCTATAGGTGCACAGGCTGGAGCTCACAGCGTACAAGCTCCCATCAAAGCGGGTGtgtgggcagaggggctggcgCAGCTGTGTGCCCAGCAAGGTGGTGGCTGGAGGGACTGTGGGGACACCGCACAGAAACAGGGGCCAGAGCGGAGCAGGGCGTGTCCTAGAAAAGGTTATAGGGAAGCCCCTACAGAAAGGAAGGTCTGCTTGTACACAATCCCCGGTCAGCTTCCCCATGCCTATAGGGACTGGGGGAAGTCCCCACTAGAAATTaggggccgggggctgccttCTATAAGTGGAAgtggtggctgcagggagccccTACAGCAATGAGGGTCAGCAGTGAGAGAAGCTGGGGGAAACACCTATAGAAAACAGTGGCCAGCGGCTTGCTGTGAAAGGAGGACCATAAGAACTAGGGAAAACCCTATAGAATGGAAGTTAgttacagccacagcagctggggagcagtACCCTACAAGTGGAGGTAGCATGTTTAAGGACTGGGGAAACCCCTATAGAAACGAGGGCCTGGAGCAAAAACCTTGGTAAGTTTTAGCTTATAGTAGTATTTCTGCACTTGTGATTCATGTCTTGTAAGCTTTTATTTGAAGGACAATGAACAACTCTGAAACCCAAAAGATCAAACTACGTTCCCTCCCATTTACTAATCCTTCTTAAAGTATCCATTTCAGAGCTGATCAGTTGAGGAGCCATCCCAGATACATCCTGGATCACCTAGGCACATCCTGCACATCAGCTGCAAAATCAACTTCACAAAAAAGCCACAACAGCCACCTGGCCAGACTGTTGCACACAGGACACCAGGCAGGGTGCAGATCATTAACATCTCACAACACACCTAGTTGTATCCAGTTCGTGTTTAGTAATTTGAATACATACGCAAAGAACCGCAGCGATCCAAGCAGAACAAGAGGGTTTGCAACTTCTGCCAAGTTGTGTCAGAGATGGAGCTGTCCTTTCAGCAATGCAAGAGAAGATCTTCCACTGGCAGCCTGGTGCCACGCGCCGGGATGACCTTCTCGGAGAGGCCAGCTCCTGCACAAAGTTCTGAGTTTCTGGACCGCTCAATTTTCAGAAGGAGGGCCGTCATCAGGATCAAAGAACGATTTCACACGCCTGAGCAGTCGAGTAATAGGCGGCTGAACATCCCTGTACGTTATTACAGTTGTCACTTGAAATCCAAAAGGTGTTTCTTTAGTGAACACTTCCTTCCTGGGTCCTTGGTTTGCCTGAGGGTCTTGTTCATTCTctaaagaattagaaaaaaagagcatagcagtaaaaatattttgatcacTAAAGAGCAGCCACATAGGCATTCAGTCatctttttgctgcttctcaaaTTCTGAGAAATAGATAGCAAAGATCTGGTGACTGTGTAGACAGAAAAAGGGATCTGCTAGGATAAGTTAGGTTGCTGGGCTAGTATCAATACTACAGCAGCAATTAACAACCTTAGTAAGCAGCAGGGGGCtgaggaagagcaggaggacagggagagcctgcagaacagaacagaccgttccagttggaagggacctacaacaacCATCCAGACCAACTGCCTGAGCACTTCAAGGCTCACTAAGAGTTACAGCACGTTATCAAGGatattgtccaaatgcctcttaaatactgacaggcttggggcgCTGACCACCCCTCCTGgaagcctgtgccagcgcctgaCTCAGTACAGGAGTGCATCCTAACACCCAGTCTGCACCTCCCCGGCGCAGCTCTGAACCATTCCCGCTATGCAAATAAAAGCAACGAACTGGAAAGGGTCTAGGTGCTGTTCCTGTCACCAGAGATGAAGCACAGGCTTCTCCTATCAACACGGCATCTTCCCTCCTCAGGGTGAGCCCCCCCGGGATGGCAGGAGCCCCCTCCCGGTGCCCTGCCAGCTCACCTGTCCCAGGCGGCGCCCTCGCACCCGGCACCCACACAGCTCCCGGAGCCCCGAGGGGCGGCCGGGCTGCCCGGGCACTTCAGCGGGGGCGGGAGCCGGCGCTGCCTCCCCCGGCGGGGGCACAGCCGGGCCGGAGGGCGCCCTAGCCCCGCCCCTCCCAGCCAAGCCCCGCCCCTCCCAGCCAAGTTCCTTCCCTCCGCCaagccccgccccccgccgggcaCCCTCCCTCAAGCCACGCCCCTCTACCGGCAATCCCTTCGACAAGCCCCGCCCCCGGGCCAGGCCCTCCCTTCGGCCGCGCCACACCCCCCGGGGTGACCTCAAGCGCCATCCTGGGCCTCAGGGCCGGGCCAGCCCGTACCGGACGCGCCGCCGGTCTCTGCGCCGCTGTTGCGGCTGTAGTGGATCATGGCGCCCACCATGGTCCAGCCGCCCACCGAGTACAGCAGCGCCGCCCGCGCGTTCCACAGGGCCGCCCGCGCGTTCCACAGGGCCGCCCGCATCGCTCCGCCGCCCAGCAAGGGCCGCGCTCACTGGCTGGGCCCTGCCGCCAATAGGACGGCACGGGAAGAGCTCCCTGCGCGCAtgcgcgcccccgccgcgccggggagCGGCGGGAAGATGGCGGCGGGCGATGCCAGCAAAGCTGTGCTCCTGGAAACCAAGGCGCCCACCCGCGGCCGAGAAGCGAGCTCGGGCAGGCGCTCGGCGGCTGGGGCGGTGTGAGGCGAGCCAGCTGGGCCATGGGCGCTCACCGCGACAGCGGCTTACCGGGCCGCAGCTGCATCGCCGCGCTGCCTGCCTGTTCCCACGCCTGTTGGTGCTGTGCTAGGGGAGCCGCGAGGGGCTGATGTTCAGGCCCTGCAGTGACCCAGAGGCAGCGCTTCAGCATGCCACGGCCATTCTCAAAGCACTGGTGGTACCTGTCACTCCTTCCCTGTATCTGTCAAAACATTCTGCACCATCTCCCCTACTTGTTCTGCACCACCTTACCTTTAGGAGCaccttaaaattattttcaaaagcatgtgCATACTCCAGCATTACGTTTTCAAAAATTGGAAGGAGGTGGGCCAAGTCCATCACACATACCACTAAATAGTAGTGCTCTTGCCCAGTTTTATTCATTACACAATCTCCTGTTGCTAAAAGACACCTTTTAAGAACAcacaacattaaaaattaagctaaaaCCCGTTAAAATCTTGTATGGGCTAAAGCATCCTTTAGCTCTAATTACAAtgtatgaaaaatacagaatacagacaaaaaggaatacaaataaattaatatctAGAAGGGCCAAGTAAAAATCTCTCcctgaatatttatttcatttaatactTAAAAGCCTTGGTCttaaagagagagaaggaaatgtaAATAATTGCTCCGCTTCTGTCACAAACATGATCAATGTAACTTCCATACTTGCTTCTCAGTTTGATCAAAGTCATGATGCACTTGAAACCGCCAGCTTTTTCAGATGGTCCATGAACACCTGGAGACTAACATCATCTGTCAAGATTGGAGCTCCTGATTCctgcaggaaaataaagaaacaatgaGCCTAAAATAGTGTTGTTGACACTGGAGACTAACTGAAAGCAAATCAGATGTCGGCACTCTGAACTAATTGCCTGCTAAATCAACCAccttttttcctgcaaaggAGGGATACCTAGCAGAAAGATGCTACTCTGGGAACAGCACTGACGCTATCTTCTAGTGCAATCTGAACtaagtttcttctttctaaagCCTTAGAAATTCTGCTGCCCAAAGCTCTACACAAATTAGGTAAAGAACGAGGATATAAAACTCTAGTATTCTCAGATAAATTAGATCTATATGTAACCCTATGCTAGTTACTTTTTCCAGAATACTAAATACACTGTCACCTAAGAgttttaaattgtatttgtaGGGAAGGGTGAAGATACTATTTCTACATCAGTTCATCTGAAACTTGTAAGAACATATTCTACACCAAATTAACTGCTTCCCTCAACAGCAGCCACCACAGAAAAATTCTCCTGGTCTGCCTGTACACCACATGTAGCTGGGGTACATGAAGGGAGATCAAAGGGGAAACATGCTCCTTGTGAGGACCACTCATCTCCTGCCAACAGGCTGCTGAGGTACTGACCTATTGTGGCAGCACCCCTATCTGGACAGCCATTCCTTGGATTCATTGAAAAAGAGCCCCAAAGTCAACTGGATGTTGCTGAAAACTTGAGAGGATTCAGTACAAGATCAGGAATATGAGTTTAGACATCCATGCTTGCAAACTATTCTGATCATCTTGTCATCTAGTACTCCTCACCAGTACTGTTTATCTTATCAACAACCACAGACTGGAGTAAGCAGGTTGAATAAAAATCTAACCTGCCTAAGCTTTAGAAACAGATCAGATTTATTAATCAGTCgtgtcttttaaaatgctgcaataATGCTGTAGCCTCAGCTGGTAATTCCATTATCAGATCCATTGGCACACAGAAATAACCTTGCTTCTTTGCACAGCAAAGCACTGTAAGGTTTTCAAGTCCTGTCACATACGTCTGCAAAAAGCTCTTAGGTAAGAAACAGAGGACAAACGTAACCTGCTCACCGTTTGTGGCCATGTGGCTGCTGCATAGACAAATATGTAAATGTACATTTTACAGCACTCCCAAACATGAGCAGCTCTTCCACTGCTTACCTGTCCCCATGCATAGAGGTTGTTGTGGGTCTGAGAAGGGTTCACTTTAGACAAGAGGAACCGGGCCTATTAAGACAAAACATCAGAGAACCAG
Above is a genomic segment from Falco naumanni isolate bFalNau1 chromosome 12, bFalNau1.pat, whole genome shotgun sequence containing:
- the DTD1 gene encoding D-aminoacyl-tRNA deacylase 1 — protein: MKAIVQRVAQASVTVGGEQISSIGRGLCVLLGISLEDTQRELEHMVRKILNLRVFEDESGKHWSKSVMDKQYEVLCVSQFTLQCILKGNKPDYHMAMPTEQAECFYNNFLEQLRKAYKPELIKDGKFGAYMQVHIQNDGPVTIELESPAATVDPKQLTKLEKQQQRKEKTRTKVPSESSRERNAPRNKDDPSASSGAEGDVSSEREP
- the SMIM26 gene encoding small integral membrane protein 26 — encoded protein: MRAALWNARAALWNARAALLYSVGGWTMVGAMIHYSRNSGAETGGASENEQDPQANQGPRKEVFTKETPFGFQVTTVITYRDVQPPITRLLRRVKSFFDPDDGPPSEN